From a single Planococcus shenhongbingii genomic region:
- the tpiA gene encoding triose-phosphate isomerase: MRKPIIAGNWKMYKTLSEAKEFVEEVKGLVPDADKVDSVICAPALYLQQLVASTESSSLQIGAQTMHEEKEGAFTGEISAAQLADIKVNYVIIGHSERRQYFNETDQSVNKKVHAAFENGLTPIMCVGETLEQRENGETGSVVEAQVEAGLAGLSEQQAEQLVIAYEPIWAIGTGKTATAQDANEVCGIIRNKVASLFNDGIAQQVRIQYGGSVKPANIEELLGMEHIDGALVGGASLETDSFVKLLEAGSHA, translated from the coding sequence TTGAGAAAACCGATTATTGCTGGAAACTGGAAAATGTATAAGACCTTATCTGAAGCAAAGGAATTTGTAGAAGAAGTAAAAGGTCTCGTGCCGGATGCAGACAAAGTTGATTCGGTCATTTGCGCTCCTGCTCTTTACCTGCAGCAGCTTGTCGCATCAACAGAATCAAGTTCGCTTCAAATAGGCGCTCAAACGATGCATGAAGAAAAAGAAGGTGCATTTACTGGAGAAATCAGTGCTGCCCAATTGGCTGATATTAAAGTGAATTACGTGATTATCGGGCATTCAGAGCGCCGGCAGTATTTCAATGAAACGGACCAATCGGTCAACAAAAAAGTCCATGCAGCATTTGAAAACGGCTTAACACCGATTATGTGCGTGGGCGAGACCTTGGAACAGCGTGAAAACGGCGAAACCGGCTCAGTGGTTGAAGCACAAGTAGAAGCAGGGCTCGCTGGATTATCGGAACAGCAAGCCGAGCAATTGGTGATTGCTTATGAACCGATCTGGGCGATTGGAACAGGCAAGACAGCTACTGCCCAAGATGCCAACGAAGTTTGCGGCATTATCCGAAATAAAGTGGCTTCATTATTCAATGACGGCATTGCTCAGCAAGTCCGCATCCAGTATGGCGGCAGCGTTAAACCCGCCAATATTGAAGAATTGCTGGGTATGGAACACATTGACGGCGCGCTTGTTGGAGGCGCCAGCCTTGAAACGGATTCCTTTGTAAAACTACTAGAGGCGGGATCGCATGCGTAA
- the gpmI gene encoding 2,3-bisphosphoglycerate-independent phosphoglycerate mutase — protein sequence MRNTDYPVALIILDGFGCRKETFGNAVSQANKPNFDQLWENYPHSLLTASGEAVGLPEGQMGNSEVGHLNIGAGRIVYQNLTRIHKSIRDGDFFQNAAFVEAVENAKANGKALHLMGLLSDGGVHSHYEHLFALLELAKFYGLTRVYVHGFLDGRDVGPQTAIKYVEEAEQKMQEIGVGKFASISGRYYAMDRDKRWERVDLAYRVLVDGAGQTAPSANAGITYSYDLGIHDEFVVPFAIVEEGQPVATIETGDSVVFFNFRPDRAIQLTSVFVREGFQELQLSVKHPTNLSFITFTSYSDDLPTRVAYETQNLENTIGEVLSDSGLTQLRIAETEKYPHVTFFMSGGREDVFPGEDRILVDSPKVATYDLQPEMSAFEVTGKLVEQIQNDAHDAIILNFANPDMVGHSGMLGPTIRAIEVVDECLGKIIEALHAKGGYAIVTADHGNADEVVTLEGMPMTAHTTNQVPVIVTKKGVELRKGGILADLAPTVLKLLNVEQPEEMTGKPLY from the coding sequence ATGCGTAATACAGATTATCCAGTAGCGTTAATCATTTTGGATGGCTTCGGCTGCCGGAAAGAGACTTTTGGCAATGCTGTTTCTCAAGCAAATAAACCGAATTTTGATCAATTATGGGAAAACTATCCGCATAGCCTTTTGACGGCTTCAGGCGAAGCGGTAGGGCTTCCGGAAGGCCAGATGGGCAACTCAGAAGTTGGCCATTTGAACATCGGTGCCGGAAGAATCGTTTATCAGAACCTGACACGGATCCATAAATCAATCCGCGATGGCGACTTTTTTCAAAATGCCGCTTTTGTAGAAGCAGTTGAAAATGCCAAAGCAAACGGCAAAGCGCTCCATTTGATGGGCTTGCTGTCAGACGGCGGCGTGCATAGCCATTATGAGCATTTGTTCGCTCTGCTGGAATTGGCGAAATTTTATGGCTTAACACGTGTTTATGTACACGGATTCTTGGATGGCCGGGACGTCGGGCCACAGACAGCAATTAAATATGTGGAAGAAGCCGAGCAAAAAATGCAAGAAATCGGCGTCGGGAAATTCGCTTCCATTAGCGGCCGGTATTATGCAATGGACCGCGACAAGCGTTGGGAGCGGGTAGACCTTGCTTACCGCGTTTTAGTGGATGGTGCGGGCCAGACGGCTCCATCTGCTAATGCCGGTATTACTTATTCTTATGATTTGGGCATCCATGATGAATTTGTCGTGCCTTTTGCCATCGTTGAAGAAGGCCAGCCAGTGGCAACGATTGAAACAGGCGATTCTGTCGTATTTTTCAACTTCCGTCCTGACCGGGCCATTCAGCTGACTTCTGTATTCGTGCGTGAAGGATTCCAGGAATTGCAGCTGAGCGTGAAGCATCCGACAAATCTGTCATTCATCACGTTTACATCTTATAGCGATGATTTGCCGACACGAGTGGCTTATGAAACGCAGAATTTGGAAAATACGATCGGTGAAGTGTTGTCTGACAGCGGACTGACTCAATTGCGAATTGCCGAAACCGAGAAATATCCGCATGTCACGTTCTTTATGAGCGGAGGAAGAGAAGATGTTTTCCCGGGTGAAGATCGAATTTTAGTAGATTCCCCAAAAGTGGCGACATACGATCTGCAGCCGGAAATGAGTGCTTTTGAAGTGACAGGCAAACTGGTCGAACAAATTCAAAACGACGCTCATGATGCCATCATTTTGAACTTTGCAAATCCGGATATGGTTGGCCATAGTGGAATGCTTGGGCCGACAATCCGTGCCATTGAAGTGGTCGATGAATGCTTAGGCAAAATCATTGAGGCGCTGCACGCCAAAGGCGGATATGCCATCGTAACAGCTGACCATGGAAATGCCGATGAAGTGGTAACGCTTGAAGGCATGCCGATGACTGCCCATACGACGAATCAAGTGCCGGTCATTGTGACTAAAAAAGGCGTGGAGTTGAGAAAAGGCGGAATTCTAGCCGATTTGGCTCCGACCGTATTGAAATTGCTGAATGTTGAACAACCGGAAGAAATGACCGGAAAACCATTATATTAA
- the eno gene encoding phosphopyruvate hydratase, translating into MPIITDVLAREVLDSRGNPTIEVEVFTESGAFGRAIVPSGASTGEHEAVELRDGDKSRYLGKGVLKAVDHVNNEIAAEIEGNFSALDQVSIDQALIALDGTENKGRLGANAILGVSMAVAHAASDYLDVPLYQYLGGFNAKQLPVPMMNILNGGEHADNNVDIQEFMVMPVGAETFRHAVRMGAEIFHNLKSVLKEKGYNTSVGDEGGFAPNLGSNEEALQTIMEAIEKAGYKPGEDVLLAMDVASSELYDKEKGVYNLPGDNTVKTSAEMVDWYEELSNKYPIVSIEDGLDENDWEGHKLLTERIGDRVQLVGDDLFVTNTKKLAQGIEQGIGNSILIKVNQIGTLTETFDAIEMAKRAGYTAVISHRSGESEDVTIADIAVATNAGQIKTGAPSRTDRVAKYNQLLRIEDQLHDTARYLGVKTFYNLKK; encoded by the coding sequence TTGCCAATTATCACAGACGTTTTAGCACGCGAAGTATTAGATTCACGAGGAAACCCAACGATCGAAGTGGAAGTATTCACAGAAAGCGGAGCATTTGGACGCGCAATCGTACCATCTGGAGCTTCGACTGGAGAACACGAAGCAGTTGAACTTCGCGACGGCGACAAGAGCCGTTACCTTGGAAAAGGTGTATTAAAAGCAGTTGACCATGTTAACAATGAAATTGCTGCAGAAATTGAAGGCAACTTCTCGGCTCTTGACCAAGTATCCATCGACCAGGCATTGATTGCACTGGACGGTACGGAAAACAAAGGCCGTTTAGGGGCAAACGCTATTTTGGGTGTCTCCATGGCAGTAGCCCACGCCGCATCTGATTACTTAGATGTTCCGTTATACCAATACTTAGGCGGTTTCAACGCTAAGCAATTGCCAGTGCCGATGATGAACATTTTAAACGGCGGCGAGCATGCTGATAACAATGTGGACATTCAGGAATTCATGGTTATGCCGGTTGGTGCAGAAACATTCCGCCACGCAGTGCGCATGGGAGCAGAAATCTTCCATAACCTGAAAAGTGTCTTGAAAGAAAAAGGCTATAACACTTCTGTAGGGGATGAAGGCGGCTTTGCTCCAAACCTTGGGTCAAACGAAGAAGCACTTCAAACGATTATGGAAGCTATTGAAAAAGCGGGCTACAAACCAGGCGAAGATGTATTGCTTGCTATGGACGTCGCTTCTTCTGAACTTTACGACAAAGAAAAAGGCGTATATAACTTGCCAGGAGACAATACAGTGAAAACTTCTGCTGAAATGGTTGACTGGTACGAAGAACTTTCCAATAAATACCCAATCGTTTCAATTGAAGACGGCTTGGATGAAAATGACTGGGAAGGCCATAAATTGCTGACAGAACGCATTGGTGACCGTGTTCAATTAGTCGGTGATGATTTATTCGTAACAAATACGAAAAAATTGGCGCAGGGAATTGAACAAGGCATCGGAAACTCGATCTTGATCAAAGTAAACCAAATCGGTACATTGACAGAAACATTTGATGCGATTGAAATGGCGAAACGCGCGGGCTACACCGCTGTCATCAGCCACCGTTCAGGAGAATCGGAAGATGTGACGATTGCCGATATCGCGGTAGCAACAAACGCTGGCCAGATCAAAACAGGAGCACCTTCACGTACGGATCGCGTTGCGAAATACAACCAATTGCTGCGCATCGAAGACCAGCTTCATGATACAGCTAGATACCTCGGCGTTAAAACTTTCTACAACTTGAAGAAATAA
- the secG gene encoding preprotein translocase subunit SecG: MHTLLMTLLVIVSLALIVVVLLQSGKSAGLSGAISGGAEQLFGKQKARGLDLVLQRVTIVLAALFFILAIAVTKV, encoded by the coding sequence ATGCATACGTTGTTAATGACATTACTCGTCATCGTATCGCTCGCTTTAATCGTTGTCGTCTTATTGCAATCAGGAAAAAGTGCAGGCCTTTCAGGAGCCATCTCCGGTGGAGCAGAGCAACTTTTCGGCAAGCAAAAAGCCCGTGGATTGGACCTAGTCCTTCAACGCGTTACGATTGTACTTGCTGCCTTATTCTTTATTCTGGCTATCGCCGTCACAAAAGTTTAA
- a CDS encoding alpha/beta hydrolase: MRISQPKPFFFKAGPRAVLLLHGFTGNSADVRMLGRFLEKQGYTSIAPHYAGHGVEPEKLLPTGPADWWKDVEKAYNQLKEEGYEEIAVAGLSLGGVFTLKIGYTFPVKGLITMCAPMHMKTTELMYEGVLKYARDYKKYEGKDEQVIEEEMKKFQETPMESLADLRKLIGHVRGQVDHVYAPLFVVQGSLDDVIDTDSANIIYEEAESFQKNIKWYEKSGHVITLDKEKQQLHQDILAFLESLDWSV; encoded by the coding sequence ATGCGGATTTCGCAGCCAAAACCATTTTTCTTTAAGGCAGGGCCAAGAGCCGTGCTTTTGCTGCATGGATTTACAGGGAACTCAGCGGACGTCCGGATGCTCGGCCGTTTTCTTGAAAAACAGGGCTATACGTCTATTGCTCCCCATTATGCGGGACACGGCGTGGAGCCGGAGAAATTGCTTCCTACAGGTCCGGCAGACTGGTGGAAAGATGTTGAGAAAGCTTATAACCAATTAAAAGAAGAAGGTTATGAGGAAATTGCCGTTGCCGGTTTATCGCTTGGCGGCGTATTTACACTGAAGATAGGGTATACATTCCCTGTAAAGGGACTCATCACAATGTGTGCGCCTATGCATATGAAAACAACCGAATTGATGTATGAAGGCGTGTTAAAATATGCCCGGGATTATAAGAAGTATGAAGGAAAAGACGAACAAGTTATCGAAGAAGAAATGAAGAAGTTTCAAGAAACTCCAATGGAGTCACTTGCCGATTTACGGAAATTGATTGGCCATGTCAGAGGACAGGTGGATCATGTATACGCTCCGCTTTTTGTCGTCCAAGGTTCATTGGATGATGTGATCGATACCGATTCTGCCAACATTATTTATGAAGAAGCAGAATCTTTCCAGAAAAATATCAAGTGGTACGAGAAATCCGGGCACGTCATTACGCTCGATAAAGAAAAACAACAATTGCATCAAGACATTTTAGCATTTCTCGAATCGCTCGATTGGAGCGTGTGA
- the rnr gene encoding ribonuclease R: MANKEMTLDQRLLEFMREDAYKPLTVQEIEEQFGFENADEFKELVKTLVKLEEKGLLVRSRANRYGVPERMNLMRGKFIGHAKGFGFVAPEEAGLDDIFIPPNEVNGAVNGDKVMIRVSEASAGDRREGAIIRILERGTSKVVGTFQDNRGFGFVVPDDKKLNMDVFIAKDDTLGAVDGHKVVVEITGWPEGRMSATGIISQILGHKNDPGVDILSIIHKHGIETEFPPDVLEQANNVPEEIDQGDLKDRRDLRDQQIVTIDGADAKDLDDAVQVMKLEDGTYKLGVHIADVSHYVTEGSPIDREAYDRATSIYLTDRVIPMIPHRLSNGICSLNPQVDRLTLSCEMIFNDMGEVLSHDIFQSVINTSARMTYTDVYEILETDNQELKEKYADLVPMFELMKDLAAILRERRMRRGAIDFDFKESKVLVDEDGYPVDVVVRERTVSERLIEEFMLAANETVAEHFHNMDVPSLYRIHEDPKPEKLQRFFEFITNFGIMVKGSGTQVHPSALQEIINSIKDTPEEAVVSTMMLRSMQQAKYSAESVGHFGLASEFYTHFTSPIRRYPDLVIHRLIRTYLINKDLSKATIMHWEAHMDEIAEHTSERERRAVDAERDTDALKKSQYMADKIGEEFEGIISSVTNFGLFVELANTIEGLVHVSNMTDDFYRFDDRQMMMMGERSKRQFRIGDEIQVKVIGVKPEESSIDFEIVGMPQSVRRTRKDAPKVIRATKKDGDKKPGRSGKPGGKPGDKPGSPTRKPKNKKKKFYEGVAKGKGPGRKKK; encoded by the coding sequence ATGGCAAATAAAGAAATGACATTGGACCAACGGTTATTGGAGTTTATGCGTGAAGACGCTTATAAACCGCTGACTGTACAGGAAATAGAAGAGCAATTCGGCTTTGAGAATGCCGATGAATTTAAAGAATTGGTGAAAACCTTGGTGAAGCTTGAAGAAAAAGGGCTGCTTGTCCGGTCGCGTGCCAACCGTTACGGAGTACCGGAGCGGATGAATCTGATGCGCGGGAAATTCATCGGCCATGCCAAAGGCTTCGGCTTTGTGGCACCGGAAGAAGCCGGTTTGGATGATATTTTCATTCCACCGAACGAAGTGAATGGAGCGGTCAACGGCGATAAAGTCATGATTCGTGTATCGGAGGCTTCAGCAGGCGACCGTCGAGAAGGCGCTATTATCCGGATTCTGGAACGGGGCACTTCCAAAGTGGTCGGCACCTTCCAAGACAATCGCGGCTTCGGTTTTGTCGTGCCGGATGATAAGAAATTGAATATGGACGTCTTTATCGCAAAAGACGATACACTTGGCGCGGTTGATGGCCATAAAGTCGTTGTCGAAATTACGGGCTGGCCGGAAGGACGGATGTCCGCAACGGGAATCATCTCACAGATCTTGGGCCATAAAAATGATCCCGGCGTTGATATCTTATCCATTATTCATAAACATGGCATTGAGACAGAATTTCCACCGGATGTCCTGGAGCAAGCGAACAATGTGCCGGAAGAAATCGATCAAGGAGATTTAAAAGATCGGCGCGATTTGCGCGATCAGCAGATTGTGACGATTGATGGCGCCGATGCAAAAGATTTGGATGACGCTGTCCAAGTGATGAAATTAGAGGATGGAACTTATAAATTGGGCGTCCACATCGCCGACGTCAGCCATTATGTCACAGAAGGATCACCGATTGACCGGGAAGCTTATGACCGGGCAACGAGTATTTATTTGACGGACCGGGTTATCCCGATGATTCCTCACCGCTTGTCGAACGGCATCTGTTCACTGAATCCGCAAGTGGACCGCTTGACGCTGTCGTGTGAAATGATTTTCAATGATATGGGCGAAGTACTTTCGCATGATATTTTTCAAAGCGTCATTAATACTTCCGCACGGATGACATATACAGATGTCTATGAAATACTGGAAACGGACAATCAGGAACTGAAAGAAAAGTATGCAGATCTTGTTCCAATGTTTGAGTTGATGAAAGACTTGGCTGCAATTCTCAGAGAACGCCGCATGCGCCGCGGAGCGATCGATTTCGACTTTAAAGAATCAAAAGTTCTTGTTGATGAAGATGGCTATCCGGTGGATGTCGTGGTTCGTGAACGCACGGTTTCCGAACGGTTGATCGAGGAATTCATGCTGGCGGCGAACGAAACGGTAGCAGAACATTTCCATAATATGGACGTGCCTTCGCTTTACCGGATTCACGAAGATCCGAAGCCGGAGAAGCTTCAGCGCTTTTTCGAATTTATCACCAATTTTGGGATTATGGTAAAAGGCAGCGGTACGCAAGTGCATCCGAGCGCCTTGCAGGAAATTATTAATTCCATCAAAGACACACCAGAAGAGGCGGTCGTTTCGACAATGATGCTGCGCTCTATGCAGCAGGCGAAATACTCGGCTGAAAGCGTAGGCCATTTCGGGCTTGCCAGTGAATTTTATACGCATTTCACATCGCCGATCCGCCGTTACCCGGATTTGGTCATTCACCGTTTGATCCGCACGTATTTGATCAATAAAGACTTGTCGAAAGCGACCATCATGCACTGGGAAGCGCATATGGATGAAATTGCTGAACATACGTCTGAGCGCGAACGCCGTGCAGTCGATGCCGAACGCGACACAGATGCATTGAAGAAATCACAATACATGGCAGATAAAATCGGCGAAGAATTTGAAGGCATCATTTCTTCCGTAACGAATTTCGGCTTGTTCGTCGAATTGGCGAATACGATTGAGGGATTAGTCCACGTGTCGAACATGACGGATGATTTCTACCGCTTCGATGACCGCCAGATGATGATGATGGGTGAGCGTTCAAAACGCCAGTTCCGCATCGGGGACGAAATTCAAGTGAAAGTGATTGGCGTCAAGCCGGAAGAATCATCGATCGACTTTGAAATCGTCGGCATGCCGCAGAGCGTGCGCCGCACGAGAAAAGACGCACCAAAAGTCATCCGCGCCACGAAAAAAGACGGCGATAAAAAGCCGGGAAGAAGCGGGAAACCGGGTGGCAAACCAGGCGACAAGCCAGGAAGTCCGACCCGCAAACCGAAAAACAAAAAGAAAAAGTTTTATGAAGGCGTTGCTAAGGGCAAAGGTCCAGGACGCAAAAAGAAATAA
- the smpB gene encoding SsrA-binding protein SmpB — translation MAKGEGKVIAQNKKAGFDYFIEETIEAGIVLQGTEIKSARNGKVQLVDAFVRIRNGEAWISNMHIAPYEQGNIFNHDPTRVRKLLLHKKQINELVGVSKVQGSAIIPLKMYLKDGYAKVLLGIGKGKKNYDKRQDLKKKDAKREIDRAMKDRNR, via the coding sequence ATGGCAAAAGGCGAAGGAAAAGTTATCGCACAAAACAAAAAAGCAGGATTCGATTATTTCATCGAAGAAACGATTGAAGCCGGAATTGTGCTGCAAGGAACTGAAATCAAATCTGCACGAAACGGCAAAGTGCAGCTGGTGGATGCGTTTGTTCGGATCCGGAACGGCGAAGCCTGGATTTCCAATATGCACATTGCGCCCTATGAGCAGGGCAATATCTTTAACCATGATCCGACAAGAGTCCGGAAACTGTTGCTGCATAAAAAGCAGATCAATGAACTTGTAGGCGTCTCAAAAGTGCAGGGATCGGCAATCATTCCGTTGAAGATGTACTTGAAAGACGGCTATGCAAAAGTGCTGCTCGGTATCGGTAAAGGTAAGAAAAACTACGATAAGCGCCAGGATTTAAAGAAAAAAGACGCAAAACGAGAAATTGACCGCGCTATGAAAGACCGCAACCGTTAA
- a CDS encoding aldo/keto reductase, translating into MEYIYLGNSGLRVPKYILGTVPFSGTNGFEAAGNIKEKEARRMVDLALEAGINMFDTANLYSKGDAERVLGTTIKGRRDEVLLTSKTGFPLSENPNVRGASRNNILSSIDQTLERLGADYLDLYLVHLWDGQTPIEETVETMTSLIKSGKIRHWGVSNYSGWALARTYSVAQQLGCIPPVTQQIYYTPEAREAEYELLPAGAELGVSSMIWSPLGEGLLNGKIGRHKQAPDNTRQGTGWPEPWVQDQERLYQVIDALEEVAMNHNASVPQIAYSWVRDRPNVGPIVIAARNEAQLKENIASFEIQLTADEHDRIESVARPAPLYPHWHRAMNSMELGSSSEIPYLKGYRQSMGIEN; encoded by the coding sequence ATGGAATATATCTATCTAGGAAACTCAGGCTTACGCGTACCCAAATACATACTGGGAACTGTCCCGTTCAGCGGCACAAATGGTTTTGAAGCAGCCGGCAACATCAAAGAAAAAGAAGCTCGGCGGATGGTGGATTTGGCTTTAGAAGCTGGAATCAATATGTTTGATACAGCAAATCTTTATTCGAAAGGTGATGCTGAAAGAGTACTTGGCACAACTATTAAAGGGCGCCGCGATGAAGTGTTGCTGACGTCGAAAACGGGCTTTCCTTTAAGCGAAAATCCGAACGTTCGAGGTGCTTCAAGAAACAATATCTTATCTTCCATTGACCAAACCTTGGAGCGGCTTGGAGCAGATTATTTGGATTTGTATTTGGTCCATTTATGGGATGGGCAGACACCAATCGAAGAAACGGTGGAAACGATGACGAGCCTGATTAAATCCGGAAAAATCCGGCATTGGGGTGTTTCAAATTACAGCGGATGGGCACTGGCTAGAACTTATTCAGTTGCACAGCAGCTGGGTTGCATCCCACCGGTCACCCAGCAAATCTACTATACGCCAGAAGCACGGGAAGCGGAGTATGAGCTGCTGCCGGCAGGAGCGGAACTTGGCGTCAGTTCGATGATCTGGAGTCCGCTCGGCGAAGGATTGCTCAACGGAAAGATTGGCCGGCATAAACAAGCCCCTGACAATACGCGCCAAGGCACCGGATGGCCGGAGCCTTGGGTTCAGGACCAAGAACGCCTTTACCAAGTGATTGATGCCCTGGAAGAGGTTGCGATGAACCACAACGCCTCCGTTCCGCAAATCGCATATTCTTGGGTGAGGGACCGCCCGAATGTCGGTCCGATAGTCATCGCAGCCCGCAACGAGGCGCAATTGAAGGAAAACATCGCTTCATTTGAAATTCAGCTCACTGCGGATGAGCATGACCGGATTGAATCAGTCGCTAGGCCGGCACCTCTCTATCCACACTGGCACCGGGCAATGAATTCAATGGAGCTGGGCAGTTCCTCTGAAATTCCCTATCTAAAAGGGTATAGACAGTCGATGGGAATTGAAAATTAG
- a CDS encoding ATP-binding protein, translated as MNKMKNIPLQTKILGLISALILFIVILLAGIFAYLESVDTRDQVEQLALQSAKTISLLPELREAIEENDADSRFRPIAEQIKDQVNAADIVIEDRERIIYSHVNPSLVGQESIDPISYRALIFGGSNNFEVEREQGTVIIGKVPIIADYGEYTQIIGTVSVEFLERDIYQSIYERIRVIMIASLIVLLVGILGGIFLAKSIRKDTLGLEPHEIAALYRERNAILLSVKEGIIAIDENGWITLINHSAKSMLDFDEDNLIGQPLNQFLQQIQIDDVLQTGKSVNNAEVLINEKIFIFNIIPIIENGQVAGVVSSFRDKTELKNLMNTITEVREYSEGLRAQTHEYANKLFLLSGLLQLERYQDAFEFIQKESVTHKHQNQILFNQIHDANVQAILLGKIGKASEKKIHFEVDPDSYVDPLPSHIEAADAVVIIGNLIDNAFDAVEQQQEKKVAFSITDFGNDIIIEVTDNGKGIPNDKLDALFTMGYSSKGENRGFGLFNVKRIVESLGGTIEVSTEQESRTIFTVYLPKKMMG; from the coding sequence ATGAATAAAATGAAAAACATTCCATTACAAACCAAAATACTTGGGCTGATCAGTGCGCTGATCCTTTTTATCGTAATTCTGCTTGCCGGTATCTTCGCTTATTTAGAATCTGTAGATACCAGGGACCAAGTGGAGCAATTGGCTTTGCAATCGGCCAAGACGATTTCTCTTTTGCCTGAACTTCGGGAGGCCATTGAAGAAAATGATGCAGACAGCCGCTTCCGCCCAATTGCTGAGCAGATAAAAGATCAAGTAAATGCAGCGGATATCGTCATCGAAGATCGCGAAAGAATCATTTATTCACATGTGAATCCAAGTCTCGTTGGCCAAGAGAGCATCGATCCTATCAGTTACCGGGCATTAATTTTCGGGGGCTCGAATAATTTTGAAGTGGAACGGGAACAAGGAACTGTGATCATCGGGAAAGTGCCGATCATTGCGGATTACGGTGAATACACGCAAATCATTGGGACCGTGTCCGTCGAATTTTTGGAAAGGGATATTTACCAAAGTATCTATGAACGAATCAGAGTTATTATGATTGCCTCTTTGATTGTTTTGCTGGTGGGAATATTGGGAGGCATATTTCTGGCGAAAAGTATTAGAAAAGATACATTGGGACTGGAGCCGCACGAAATTGCTGCCTTGTATAGGGAAAGAAACGCCATTCTGTTATCCGTCAAAGAAGGGATTATAGCGATTGATGAAAATGGATGGATCACGTTGATCAATCATTCAGCGAAGTCGATGTTAGATTTTGATGAGGACAACCTTATAGGCCAGCCCCTCAACCAATTTCTTCAACAGATTCAAATAGATGACGTGTTACAGACAGGGAAATCGGTTAATAATGCAGAGGTCTTGATTAATGAAAAGATTTTCATCTTCAATATCATTCCGATTATTGAAAATGGCCAGGTGGCAGGCGTTGTTTCCAGTTTCCGGGATAAAACAGAATTGAAGAATCTGATGAATACGATAACAGAGGTTCGTGAGTATTCGGAAGGGCTTCGTGCACAAACCCATGAATATGCCAATAAATTATTTTTGCTGTCCGGGTTATTGCAATTAGAGCGATACCAGGATGCATTTGAGTTTATCCAGAAAGAGTCTGTCACACATAAGCATCAAAACCAGATTTTGTTCAATCAAATTCACGATGCGAATGTCCAGGCTATTTTGTTGGGGAAAATTGGAAAGGCTTCGGAAAAGAAAATTCACTTTGAAGTGGATCCTGACAGCTATGTCGATCCGTTGCCAAGCCATATAGAGGCAGCAGATGCGGTTGTCATTATTGGCAATCTGATTGATAATGCCTTTGATGCAGTAGAGCAGCAGCAAGAGAAGAAAGTGGCATTTTCAATTACGGATTTTGGCAACGATATTATAATAGAAGTAACGGACAATGGAAAAGGAATTCCAAACGATAAATTAGATGCGCTATTTACGATGGGATACTCCTCGAAGGGTGAAAATAGAGGATTCGGCTTATTCAACGTGAAGCGCATTGTCGAATCCTTGGGCGGCACAATTGAAGTAAGCACTGAACAAGAAAGCAGGACTATTTTTACCGTTTACCTCCCAAAAAAAATGATGGGATAA
- a CDS encoding response regulator gives MIKVVIAEDDFRIAQVQEQFLQKVSDVKLVGKALNAKETMDLLRENEVDLLLLDIYMPDELGTELLPKIRESYPLVDIIMVTAATEKAMLEKAVKYGVFNYLLKPVTMDKFVETIEEFKRKRKLLGSNGEVDQKMIDQLFGSAKQPVAMQNDLPTGVDGHTLDKVKVVVERLKGVSIDEMSEEMGISRTTARRYLEYLVSVNVCVAKHEYGIVGRPQRKYYFVE, from the coding sequence ATGATTAAAGTGGTTATAGCAGAAGATGATTTTCGGATTGCTCAAGTACAGGAGCAGTTCTTGCAAAAAGTAAGCGATGTAAAGTTGGTGGGAAAGGCATTAAATGCGAAGGAAACGATGGATCTTTTACGTGAAAATGAAGTGGATTTGCTGTTGCTGGACATTTATATGCCTGATGAACTGGGTACGGAATTATTGCCGAAAATACGGGAAAGTTATCCGCTGGTCGATATTATTATGGTGACTGCTGCTACCGAAAAAGCGATGCTTGAGAAAGCCGTCAAATACGGTGTTTTCAATTATCTCTTAAAGCCAGTAACCATGGACAAGTTTGTGGAAACGATTGAAGAGTTTAAAAGAAAGAGAAAATTGCTCGGCTCTAATGGTGAAGTAGATCAAAAAATGATCGACCAACTATTTGGATCTGCAAAGCAGCCAGTTGCCATGCAAAATGATCTTCCGACAGGTGTAGATGGCCATACTTTGGATAAAGTGAAAGTTGTAGTGGAGAGACTGAAAGGCGTTTCCATTGATGAAATGAGTGAAGAAATGGGGATTTCCCGAACGACGGCAAGGAGATATTTGGAGTATTTGGTTTCGGTAAATGTCTGCGTAGCAAAACATGAGTACGGGATTGTCGGAAGGCCTCAAAGAAAATATTACTTTGTAGAATGA